A genomic stretch from Erwinia sp. E_sp_B01_1 includes:
- a CDS encoding sugar ABC transporter permease → MLSLPQREKRQAWVLLAPMLIVMGLLTAWPLLRTLWLSFTDAALIGNGGEVNYVGIENYLYALTDPDFLSSLWRTLYFTVVSVALEGIIGVLVALLLNQKFYGRSFLRVLVILPWALPTIVNAMMWRLNFNPDYGSINALLTQLGIIDGYRSWLGSPDSALNAVMLADVWKNYPLVTLLTLAAMQSIPEDLYEAARLDGASAFRRFQAITFPAIVGPLSVALILRTIDAFKIFDIIYVMTRGGPVDSTKTLSFFVYQESFSYLRAGSGAAYAILMTLMCSVLIALYLAMLYRQRRRSFINEA, encoded by the coding sequence ATGCTGAGTTTGCCACAGCGTGAAAAACGACAGGCATGGGTGCTTCTGGCACCCATGCTGATTGTGATGGGCCTGCTGACGGCCTGGCCCCTGTTAAGAACCCTCTGGCTGAGCTTTACCGACGCCGCGCTGATTGGCAACGGTGGCGAAGTGAATTATGTGGGCATTGAGAACTATCTTTATGCCCTGACCGATCCCGATTTCCTCTCCTCTCTCTGGCGAACACTTTATTTCACCGTGGTATCCGTTGCGCTGGAGGGGATTATTGGCGTGCTGGTGGCCCTGCTGCTGAACCAGAAATTTTATGGCCGCAGTTTTCTGAGGGTATTGGTGATCCTGCCCTGGGCACTGCCCACTATTGTTAACGCCATGATGTGGCGGCTGAATTTCAATCCTGATTACGGCAGCATCAACGCCCTGCTGACGCAGTTGGGCATCATTGATGGCTACCGCAGCTGGCTGGGATCGCCGGACTCTGCGCTGAATGCCGTGATGCTGGCCGACGTGTGGAAAAACTACCCGCTGGTGACTCTACTGACGCTCGCCGCCATGCAGTCAATTCCGGAGGATCTGTATGAGGCGGCAAGGCTGGATGGCGCTTCCGCTTTCCGCCGCTTCCAGGCCATTACCTTCCCGGCTATCGTCGGCCCGCTGAGCGTGGCGCTGATCCTGCGCACCATCGATGCTTTTAAAATCTTCGACATCATCTATGTGATGACGCGCGGCGGCCCGGTCGACAGTACCAAAACCCTGAGTTTTTTCGTTTACCAGGAGTCCTTCAGTTATCTGCGAGCGGGCAGCGGTGCGGCTTACGCCATTCTGATGACCCTGATGTGCAGCGTGTTGATAGCGCTTTATCTGGCCATGCTTTATCGCCAGCGGCGCAGGAGTTTCATCAATGAAGCCTAA
- a CDS encoding extracellular solute-binding protein, with product MKSRFTPRVTGCLLTLLALSASGVTSAKTQINALFMSQAAYSESDVRAMTSDFEKANPDVSVNLEFVPYEALHDKIVAARGAGSNGYDVVLFDDMWPAEFSKFNMLKDITSKITPDEKAKVFDGAWSTVSWNNKQWGMPWILDTKYLYYNKAMLAKAGIAEPPKNWQQVMEQSQILKEKGIVKYPLVWSWSQAEALVCDYTTLVSAFGGQFTQDGKLNFSDDGSVKAVSYMKSTLDKGVTNPNSREYLEEDVRKVFSNGDAAFALNWTYMYNMANDPKQSKVAGEVGIIPAPSEKPGAVAAMNGSMGLGITQTSSHPDQAWNYIHYLTSQPVQNKYARLSLPIWKSSYDDPAVQKGQEPLIAAAKPALDVMLMRPITADYSRLSNTLQQQLQQILQGQQTPEAGMQAVTKSAQRLH from the coding sequence ATGAAGAGTCGATTTACCCCCCGTGTTACCGGCTGTTTACTCACCCTGCTGGCGCTTAGCGCCTCCGGAGTGACCTCGGCAAAAACCCAGATCAACGCCCTGTTTATGTCCCAGGCCGCCTATAGCGAAAGCGATGTGCGCGCCATGACCAGCGATTTCGAAAAAGCCAATCCCGACGTCAGCGTCAACCTCGAGTTTGTCCCCTATGAAGCTCTGCACGACAAAATCGTCGCGGCTCGTGGGGCGGGCAGTAATGGCTACGACGTGGTGTTATTTGACGATATGTGGCCGGCAGAATTCAGCAAATTCAACATGCTGAAAGATATCACCAGCAAAATTACCCCGGATGAAAAGGCTAAGGTCTTTGACGGCGCCTGGAGTACCGTCAGCTGGAATAACAAACAGTGGGGGATGCCGTGGATCCTCGACACCAAATATCTCTATTATAACAAAGCCATGCTGGCTAAGGCCGGGATCGCTGAACCGCCAAAAAACTGGCAGCAGGTGATGGAGCAGTCGCAGATCCTGAAAGAGAAAGGCATTGTGAAATACCCGCTGGTGTGGAGCTGGTCGCAGGCGGAAGCGCTGGTCTGTGATTACACCACGCTGGTTTCCGCCTTTGGCGGCCAGTTCACCCAGGACGGGAAGCTGAATTTCAGCGATGACGGTTCAGTGAAAGCGGTGAGCTACATGAAATCCACGCTGGATAAAGGCGTCACTAACCCCAACTCCCGCGAATACCTGGAAGAGGATGTGCGTAAAGTCTTCTCCAACGGGGATGCGGCTTTCGCCCTGAACTGGACCTACATGTACAACATGGCTAACGATCCTAAACAGAGCAAAGTAGCCGGTGAGGTCGGCATCATTCCTGCCCCTTCTGAAAAACCGGGTGCCGTGGCCGCCATGAACGGATCGATGGGCCTGGGCATCACCCAGACCAGCAGCCATCCCGATCAGGCCTGGAACTATATCCACTATCTGACTTCTCAGCCGGTGCAGAACAAATATGCCCGCCTGAGCCTGCCAATCTGGAAATCTTCTTATGACGATCCGGCGGTGCAGAAAGGCCAGGAACCGCTGATTGCGGCGGCGAAACCTGCGCTTGATGTGATGCTGATGCGTCCGATCACCGCCGACTATTCCCGACTGTCCAACACGCTGCAACAGCAACTGCAACAGATCCTGCAGGGCCAGCAGACGCCGGAAGCGGGTATGCAGGCCGTGACCAAAAGCGCACAGCGTCTGCATTAA
- a CDS encoding ROK family protein — translation MTSPRLPLRAGIDMGGTGTRIAVLDGEQEVVSETIPTAWFATVPEALRAQALVDRLHQLLPAGNSLASLGIGASGPVNNQTEMIENNDTLACFSFFPLVAQLREKLAIPVAIDNDAVVAALGEYHLGAGRGSKRMMMVTLGTGIGVALLMDGEPLRSADGRHPEAGHIPIASDPVNCYCGLQGCWEMLASRGWLQQALARQIPDLAWDSHTLGVLSEMSAASPRVAEILYHYGQNVGRGLNTLLTLYGPDITVLSGSAATLLPLYQSGLDAALNRAEGYSLNRLIVQAALGDAAGALGAALLPALRETRHSH, via the coding sequence ATGACATCACCCAGGCTTCCTCTCCGGGCCGGTATTGATATGGGCGGCACCGGCACCCGCATTGCAGTGCTGGATGGTGAGCAGGAAGTGGTGTCTGAGACGATCCCTACAGCCTGGTTCGCCACAGTGCCTGAGGCGCTGCGGGCCCAGGCGCTGGTTGACAGGCTCCACCAGTTGCTGCCGGCAGGCAACTCGCTGGCGAGTCTGGGGATCGGGGCCAGCGGTCCGGTAAATAATCAGACCGAAATGATTGAAAACAACGATACGCTGGCCTGCTTTTCCTTTTTCCCCCTGGTCGCGCAGCTCCGTGAAAAGCTGGCGATACCGGTAGCCATTGATAATGATGCCGTGGTGGCCGCCCTGGGTGAGTACCATCTGGGTGCCGGGCGCGGCAGCAAACGCATGATGATGGTCACGCTGGGCACCGGTATCGGCGTCGCCCTGTTAATGGATGGCGAGCCGCTGCGCAGTGCCGATGGCAGACATCCTGAAGCCGGCCATATCCCGATCGCTTCCGACCCGGTGAACTGCTACTGCGGGTTGCAGGGCTGCTGGGAGATGCTGGCCTCTCGCGGTTGGTTGCAGCAGGCGCTGGCCCGGCAGATCCCCGATCTTGCCTGGGACAGCCACACTCTGGGGGTGCTGAGTGAGATGAGCGCTGCCAGCCCGCGCGTGGCAGAGATTTTGTATCACTATGGTCAGAACGTGGGACGCGGTTTGAACACCCTGCTGACACTTTATGGCCCGGATATCACGGTTTTAAGCGGCAGTGCCGCCACGCTGCTCCCCCTTTATCAGTCAGGTCTGGATGCAGCACTTAATCGGGCAGAGGGCTATTCCCTGAACAGGCTGATTGTTCAGGCTGCTCTTGGCGATGCAGCGGGCGCGCTGGGTGCGGCACTACTGCCTGCCCTGCGGGAAACCCGTCATTCACACTAA
- a CDS encoding SIS domain-containing protein, whose protein sequence is MTPTRFSDYEKELDQQVTALNDQLDYALPDELNSLDLSHYDRIVLSGMGSSDYALIPIERELIAQGYSVWRIDAGRLLDMPNIVTSKTLLWMTSQSGMSGEVVAALGRIRRPKTLIGLTNDINSVLAQKADIVVELKSGEEATVSAKSYLNTLVASYRTLYALTGQDEQPLLQEVRGILPKVAEIIQQRTPVRKITDRLFRHTNPRVAMVGMGADAATALTGALIIKEASKVSAEGFIGGEFRHGPMETSGAGMLTVLFGDGSDSTLKTLAGDLLNNGTDVVTVGPAAYAKSQWLEASGEIPLTRLLCAMLWVQHLTVTLARGNGMVPGEFLYGKKITVKI, encoded by the coding sequence ATGACCCCTACACGCTTCAGCGACTATGAAAAAGAGTTGGATCAGCAGGTTACCGCCCTGAACGACCAGCTCGATTATGCCCTGCCCGACGAGCTGAACTCTCTGGATCTTAGTCACTACGATCGCATCGTTTTATCAGGAATGGGATCTTCAGACTACGCATTGATCCCGATCGAACGTGAGCTGATCGCACAAGGTTATTCCGTCTGGCGGATCGATGCAGGGCGCCTGCTGGATATGCCGAACATCGTCACGTCAAAAACCTTACTCTGGATGACATCTCAGTCCGGGATGAGTGGCGAAGTGGTGGCCGCGCTCGGCAGGATACGGAGGCCAAAAACCTTAATTGGCCTTACCAATGATATCAACAGCGTGCTGGCGCAGAAGGCCGATATCGTTGTGGAGCTGAAGAGTGGAGAAGAGGCGACGGTCAGCGCCAAAAGCTATCTGAATACCTTAGTGGCCAGTTACCGCACGCTGTATGCGCTGACGGGCCAGGATGAGCAGCCGCTGCTGCAGGAAGTGCGTGGCATCCTGCCAAAAGTGGCAGAAATTATTCAGCAGCGCACGCCCGTGCGGAAAATTACCGATCGTCTGTTCCGCCATACCAATCCACGCGTGGCGATGGTAGGAATGGGGGCCGATGCCGCCACGGCGTTAACCGGCGCATTGATTATTAAAGAGGCCTCGAAAGTCAGTGCTGAAGGCTTTATCGGCGGCGAGTTCCGGCATGGTCCGATGGAAACGTCGGGAGCCGGTATGTTGACCGTACTCTTCGGCGACGGCAGCGACAGCACGCTGAAAACGCTGGCGGGCGATCTGCTGAATAACGGCACCGACGTGGTCACCGTGGGGCCGGCGGCCTACGCCAAGAGTCAGTGGCTTGAAGCTTCCGGAGAGATCCCCCTGACCCGTTTACTCTGCGCTATGCTCTGGGTTCAGCATCTCACCGTTACGCTTGCACGGGGTAATGGCATGGTGCCTGGTGAATTCCTCTACGGTAAAAAGATAACGGTAAAAATATGA
- a CDS encoding DeoR/GlpR family DNA-binding transcription regulator, with product MTASQRRTQIIEMIAERGYLNAGELSEIFSVDSSTIRRDLSLLEKTGKIMRTHGGLLPGEPAEALDTPFNVRLTMNAQAKTAIAHYAASLVKDGQSLILDNGSSVYALALALREKKNLTVVTNDIYTAIALGNHPGITVHVAGGMMLDKVYTLVGQETVEKINSLHVDWAFMGAEGVHPESGLTNINTVEIPVKQAMIKAAEKTVVLADSSKIGYRTLAHVCPLSDISLIVTEESPTLKQRSKYGSRLVVVKPENG from the coding sequence ATGACGGCGTCGCAGCGAAGAACGCAGATAATAGAAATGATCGCAGAACGGGGCTATCTGAACGCCGGAGAGCTCTCGGAGATCTTTAGCGTGGACAGTTCCACCATCCGCCGTGACCTCTCTTTGCTGGAAAAAACAGGCAAAATCATGCGCACCCACGGTGGCCTGCTGCCGGGAGAACCGGCTGAGGCTCTGGATACTCCGTTTAACGTGCGGCTGACCATGAATGCGCAGGCTAAAACCGCGATTGCTCACTACGCTGCCAGCCTGGTAAAAGATGGGCAATCGCTGATTCTGGATAACGGATCTTCCGTCTATGCGCTGGCTCTGGCGCTCAGGGAGAAAAAGAATCTCACCGTGGTGACCAACGACATTTACACCGCCATAGCGCTTGGAAACCATCCCGGCATCACCGTGCATGTGGCGGGCGGGATGATGCTCGACAAGGTCTATACCCTGGTGGGGCAGGAAACTGTGGAGAAGATCAACAGTCTTCACGTCGACTGGGCGTTTATGGGGGCAGAAGGCGTTCATCCGGAGAGCGGCCTCACCAATATCAATACGGTGGAAATCCCGGTGAAGCAGGCGATGATCAAAGCAGCGGAGAAAACCGTGGTACTGGCCGACAGCTCCAAAATAGGGTACCGCACGCTGGCACATGTCTGCCCGCTCAGTGATATCAGCCTGATTGTGACTGAGGAGTCGCCAACCCTGAAGCAGCGGTCAAAATATGGTTCCCGCCTGGTGGTCGTGAAGCCTGAAAACGGCTAG
- a CDS encoding ABC transporter ATP-binding protein has translation MLYRRFEKLIDIFQEAPSATPPDSIWAFYVYYLRQVWQSFAMLLVVGLIASLIEVALFRYLSNIIDMVNSTSAATFFSDHATALIWMAVVALVLRPLFIGLHDLLVHQTINPGMTSMIRWQHHNYVLRQSLNFFQNDFAGRIAQRIMQTGNALRDSSVQAVDALWHVLIYAITALVLFAEADWRLMIPLLVWIVGYILCLRYFVPRVKSRSVASSDARSKLMGTIVDGYTNITTLKLFAHSDLERAYAREAIGDQTEKTRQQGRMVTNMDVVVTTLNGLLIVGTTGLALWLWTQSLISVGAIALATGLVIRIVNMSGWIMWVVNGIFENIGMVQDGLQTITQPVSVKDKPEAPALKVHSGEIRYDHVDFNYGKERRVIDNLQLTIRPGEKIGLIGPSGAGKSTLVNLLLRLYDLDGGRIVIDGQDISQIGQESLRAQIGMITQDTSLLHRSIRDNLLYGRPKATEAELQQAIHRAKADEFIPLLSDAQGRYGLDAHVGERGVKLSGGQRQRIAIARVLLKDAPILIMDEATSALDSEVEAAIQESLETLMGGKTVIAIAHRLSTIAKMDRLVVLEKGRIAEIGSHRELLEKGGLYARLWAHQTGGFVGEE, from the coding sequence ATGCTGTATCGCCGCTTTGAGAAACTGATCGATATTTTCCAGGAGGCGCCCAGCGCCACGCCGCCCGACAGCATCTGGGCATTCTACGTCTATTATCTTCGTCAGGTCTGGCAAAGCTTCGCCATGCTGCTGGTGGTCGGCCTGATTGCCTCACTGATTGAGGTGGCGCTGTTCCGCTATCTGAGTAACATTATCGATATGGTTAACAGCACGTCTGCTGCCACTTTTTTCAGTGACCATGCCACTGCGCTTATCTGGATGGCCGTGGTGGCCCTGGTTCTCAGACCCCTCTTTATCGGCCTGCACGATCTGCTGGTCCACCAGACTATCAACCCCGGCATGACCAGCATGATCCGCTGGCAGCATCACAACTACGTGCTGCGCCAGAGCCTCAATTTTTTCCAGAACGATTTCGCCGGTCGCATCGCGCAACGCATCATGCAGACCGGGAACGCACTGCGTGACTCTTCTGTACAGGCGGTAGATGCCCTGTGGCATGTGCTGATTTATGCCATCACTGCGCTGGTCCTTTTTGCGGAGGCCGACTGGCGACTGATGATCCCGCTGCTGGTCTGGATTGTGGGGTATATCCTCTGCCTGCGCTATTTTGTGCCACGGGTGAAATCACGCTCCGTTGCCTCGTCGGATGCCCGATCAAAACTTATGGGAACCATCGTTGATGGTTACACCAATATCACCACCCTGAAGCTGTTTGCTCACAGCGATCTGGAACGGGCCTACGCCCGCGAAGCGATTGGCGACCAGACGGAGAAAACCCGTCAGCAGGGCCGGATGGTGACCAATATGGATGTGGTGGTCACCACGCTGAATGGTCTGCTGATTGTTGGCACTACCGGTCTGGCGCTGTGGCTCTGGACGCAGTCGCTGATTAGCGTGGGGGCTATTGCGCTCGCTACGGGCCTGGTTATCCGCATTGTTAACATGTCCGGCTGGATCATGTGGGTGGTGAACGGCATTTTCGAAAATATCGGCATGGTGCAGGATGGCCTGCAAACTATTACGCAGCCGGTCAGCGTCAAAGATAAACCTGAAGCGCCGGCCCTGAAGGTGCACAGCGGTGAAATCCGTTATGACCACGTCGATTTTAATTACGGTAAAGAGCGTCGGGTGATCGATAACCTGCAGCTGACCATTCGTCCCGGTGAAAAAATCGGGTTGATTGGGCCTTCAGGTGCCGGGAAATCCACGCTGGTCAATCTGCTGCTGCGCCTGTATGACCTGGATGGCGGCAGGATTGTGATCGACGGGCAGGATATTTCGCAGATCGGCCAGGAAAGCCTGCGGGCGCAGATTGGTATGATCACTCAGGATACCTCGCTGCTGCACCGCTCCATCCGCGATAACCTGTTGTATGGTCGCCCCAAAGCAACCGAAGCCGAGCTGCAACAGGCGATCCACCGGGCAAAAGCTGATGAGTTTATCCCACTGCTTTCTGATGCGCAGGGCCGTTACGGACTGGATGCCCACGTAGGTGAGCGGGGCGTGAAGCTTTCCGGGGGACAGCGTCAGCGAATCGCCATTGCCCGGGTGCTGCTGAAGGATGCGCCAATCCTGATAATGGATGAGGCGACCTCCGCGCTGGATTCCGAAGTGGAGGCAGCTATTCAGGAGAGCCTGGAGACGCTGATGGGCGGTAAAACGGTGATTGCCATTGCCCACCGTCTGTCGACCATCGCAAAAATGGACCGGCTGGTGGTGCTGGAAAAAGGCCGTATTGCGGAGATTGGCAGCCATCGCGAACTGCTGGAGAAGGGCGGTTTATATGCCCGGCTCTGGGCGCACCAGACCGGTGGATTTGTTGGCGAAGAGTAA
- a CDS encoding GNAT family N-acetyltransferase — MSLTLLTTLADFPASQWDALTPDDQPFISHAFLSTLEESGSLGQGTGWQPEHLLWLEQGEVRAALPGYRKTHSRGEYVFDHAWAEACQRAGLPYYPKWLAAVPFSPVTGARLLGDRDAGQQLLQAVPGFLQQRQLHSAHINFGNAHTRSLLAEEDRWLSRLGCQYHWHNPGYRDFQDFLDTLMSRKRKQIRKERELVASQGFEFAWLTGSQLSESHWDFVYACYANTYAVQGQRPYLTRDFFSLLAERMPQAIRVVLATQQGLAVAMAFSLMDGTTLYGRYWGCLEEFNRLHFETCFYQGMEYAIANGLQRFDAGAQGEHKLIRGFEPVITESWHYLRHQGLHEAVEDFLIQERAGVRAWAEEAREALPYRRQGEAG, encoded by the coding sequence ATGTCTCTTACTCTCCTGACGACGTTGGCCGACTTTCCCGCCAGTCAGTGGGATGCCCTGACCCCGGACGACCAGCCGTTTATCAGCCATGCTTTTCTCAGCACGCTGGAAGAGAGCGGTTCGCTGGGTCAGGGAACCGGCTGGCAGCCTGAACACCTGCTCTGGCTTGAACAGGGCGAGGTACGGGCTGCGTTGCCTGGTTACCGTAAAACCCACTCCAGGGGAGAGTATGTCTTCGATCACGCCTGGGCAGAGGCGTGTCAGCGGGCGGGTCTGCCTTACTATCCCAAATGGCTGGCGGCGGTGCCGTTCAGCCCGGTCACCGGTGCGCGATTGCTGGGAGACCGGGATGCAGGTCAGCAGCTCCTTCAGGCCGTACCGGGCTTCCTCCAGCAACGCCAGTTGCACAGCGCGCACATTAACTTTGGCAATGCCCATACCCGCTCACTGCTCGCTGAAGAGGATCGCTGGCTCTCCCGTCTGGGCTGCCAGTATCACTGGCATAATCCCGGCTACCGCGATTTTCAGGATTTCCTCGATACGCTGATGTCGCGCAAGCGCAAGCAGATCCGCAAAGAACGCGAGCTGGTGGCCAGCCAGGGCTTTGAGTTTGCGTGGCTGACCGGAAGCCAGCTCAGCGAATCTCACTGGGACTTTGTCTACGCCTGCTACGCCAACACTTATGCCGTCCAGGGCCAGCGCCCTTACCTGACCAGAGACTTCTTCAGCCTGCTGGCGGAGAGAATGCCTCAGGCCATTCGGGTTGTGCTGGCCACGCAGCAGGGACTGGCCGTTGCGATGGCGTTCAGCCTGATGGATGGCACCACGCTGTATGGTCGCTACTGGGGCTGTCTGGAAGAGTTTAACCGTCTGCATTTTGAAACCTGTTTCTACCAGGGGATGGAGTATGCCATTGCTAACGGATTACAGCGCTTTGATGCTGGTGCTCAGGGTGAGCACAAGCTGATACGCGGGTTTGAGCCAGTGATCACGGAGTCCTGGCATTATCTGCGGCATCAGGGATTGCATGAAGCGGTGGAGGATTTCCTGATTCAGGAGCGGGCGGGCGTCCGGGCATGGGCAGAAGAAGCCAGAGAAGCCTTACCCTATCGCCGACAGGGCGAGGCGGGCTAA
- a CDS encoding MFS transporter, with protein MTAKKRSHVRVWILMLILFLSVIAYADRSILSIAGGAIKDEFGLTPVQLGFVLSAFSWAYVIGQIPGGLFLDRFGTKKVYGVTLVLWSLSTLAMGFIGEFSQGVTSALIIMFSLRFLLGLIEAPSFPANARVAIMWFPKAERGRASSLFASSQYFAVGIFSPLSGWLVSEYGWPWPFFVLGVIGIGAFFVWLWYMKEPRLHPAVSADELNYIVEGGGLIDIDSAAERKDKKRLSRETFRKLLTNRMLWCAYIGQYCTIALSYFFITWFPIYLVQARGMDILHAGFATVAPALFGFLGGISGGVISDYLIRTGWSVSWARKTPYIVGMLMAATLIAAAGANSNFWVIAIMSFAFYGKGIAAGAGTWAIISDTAPKEAVGLAGAIFNCVGNIAGIVTPIIFGYLVALTGSYSVGLIFVGAHCVVAALCFLFIMGPIVRVGGDTPEDEVKYTLTDGVR; from the coding sequence ATGACGGCAAAAAAAAGGTCGCATGTCCGCGTCTGGATATTGATGTTGATATTATTTCTGTCGGTGATTGCTTATGCCGATCGCTCTATTCTGTCGATCGCCGGCGGGGCAATAAAAGATGAATTTGGCCTTACGCCGGTTCAACTGGGTTTTGTGCTCTCCGCGTTCAGCTGGGCCTATGTGATTGGGCAAATCCCCGGCGGCTTATTTCTTGACCGCTTCGGCACCAAAAAAGTGTATGGCGTCACGCTGGTATTATGGTCGCTGTCGACGCTGGCGATGGGATTCATTGGCGAGTTTTCTCAGGGCGTCACCAGCGCATTAATTATTATGTTCAGCCTGCGTTTCTTACTGGGATTGATTGAGGCCCCCAGCTTCCCGGCCAACGCACGCGTGGCCATTATGTGGTTCCCCAAAGCTGAGCGCGGGCGCGCCTCTTCTTTATTTGCTTCATCACAATATTTTGCCGTAGGGATCTTCTCGCCTCTCTCTGGCTGGCTGGTGTCAGAATATGGCTGGCCCTGGCCGTTCTTTGTGCTGGGGGTGATTGGCATCGGCGCGTTCTTCGTCTGGCTCTGGTATATGAAAGAGCCCCGTTTGCACCCCGCTGTTTCCGCTGATGAACTGAACTATATAGTTGAAGGTGGCGGGTTGATTGATATTGATTCCGCTGCCGAGCGAAAAGATAAAAAACGGCTCTCGCGGGAAACTTTCCGCAAATTACTCACTAACCGAATGCTGTGGTGTGCCTATATTGGTCAGTACTGCACCATCGCACTTAGCTATTTCTTTATTACCTGGTTCCCGATTTATCTGGTTCAGGCCAGAGGGATGGATATTCTTCATGCTGGTTTTGCCACCGTAGCGCCAGCGCTGTTTGGCTTCCTGGGAGGGATCTCCGGCGGCGTGATTTCTGACTACCTGATCCGCACTGGCTGGTCAGTCTCCTGGGCGCGTAAAACGCCCTATATTGTCGGGATGCTGATGGCCGCCACGCTGATTGCCGCCGCCGGGGCCAACAGCAATTTCTGGGTGATCGCCATTATGTCCTTTGCCTTTTACGGTAAAGGCATTGCGGCCGGAGCAGGCACCTGGGCAATAATCAGCGACACCGCACCTAAAGAGGCGGTGGGGCTGGCTGGCGCCATCTTTAACTGCGTCGGCAATATCGCCGGGATCGTCACCCCTATTATCTTTGGCTACCTGGTGGCCCTGACCGGCAGCTACAGCGTCGGGCTGATTTTTGTGGGTGCCCATTGCGTGGTCGCTGCACTCTGCTTCCTGTTTATCATGGGTCCGATCGTCCGGGTCGGTGGCGATACGCCAGAGGATGAAGTCAAATATACGCTGACGGATGGCGTCCGCTAA